A genome region from Sphingobium sp. WTD-1 includes the following:
- a CDS encoding lipopolysaccharide biosynthesis protein, which produces MKLKRAKGSSAQDGFARILANTGWLLGGKGVGAVLSLAYLAIVTRTLGVADFGRFALVLSAANVIKTLVSFDSWQIVVRYGQPHLADGNGNALNRVLRFCILIDLASALAGGLIAAIIILAFGNQLQLGPGMGLQAWLFCMVMMITIRSSPTGILRLFDRFDSAAVAETMIPVGRMIGAGLALALMPGITGFLIAWGGAELLCAAAYWYLALREGKGRLGSWTAGRALDARHENPGIVGFLTATNLQTSLSAMGQQVAVLVVGLFVGPVGAGLYRLANQLAQSLTKISSLLSRSIFVELSRTQSSHGVDALRSLFRQTNRLALIAGAIIIALILTIGHPLLGLIAGKEFLPAYPLLMLLGVSACIDLVGVSYRPLLMATDRAGLSLRITFASTLLLLGMQAVLLPMNGTIGAAIANIVASIAGFLMMGLATRRALALRDPLPPEPGAN; this is translated from the coding sequence GTGAAGTTGAAGCGCGCAAAGGGTAGCAGCGCACAGGATGGCTTTGCCCGTATCCTGGCCAATACCGGCTGGCTGCTGGGCGGCAAGGGCGTGGGCGCGGTACTGAGCCTTGCCTATCTCGCCATTGTCACCCGCACGCTGGGCGTCGCCGATTTCGGCCGCTTCGCGCTGGTGCTGAGCGCCGCCAACGTCATCAAGACGCTGGTGTCCTTCGACAGCTGGCAGATCGTCGTGCGCTATGGCCAGCCGCATCTGGCGGACGGCAATGGCAACGCGCTCAACCGGGTGCTGCGTTTCTGCATCCTGATCGATCTCGCCTCGGCCTTGGCCGGAGGCCTGATCGCCGCGATCATCATCCTGGCCTTTGGCAACCAGCTGCAACTGGGGCCGGGCATGGGGCTTCAGGCCTGGCTGTTCTGCATGGTGATGATGATCACCATCCGCTCCTCCCCCACCGGCATATTGCGCCTGTTCGACCGGTTCGATTCGGCCGCCGTCGCCGAAACCATGATCCCGGTCGGGCGGATGATCGGCGCAGGCCTGGCCCTGGCCCTGATGCCCGGCATCACCGGCTTCCTGATCGCCTGGGGCGGCGCCGAACTGCTGTGTGCGGCGGCCTATTGGTATCTTGCCCTGCGCGAAGGCAAGGGTCGGCTCGGCAGCTGGACCGCCGGCCGGGCGCTTGATGCACGCCACGAAAATCCCGGCATCGTCGGCTTCCTGACCGCCACCAACCTGCAGACCAGCCTGTCCGCCATGGGACAGCAGGTCGCGGTGCTGGTCGTCGGCCTGTTCGTCGGGCCGGTGGGCGCGGGCCTCTATCGCCTTGCCAACCAGCTCGCCCAGTCGCTGACCAAGATTTCCAGCCTGCTCTCGCGCAGCATCTTCGTCGAACTGTCGCGCACCCAGTCCAGCCATGGCGTGGATGCGTTGCGGTCCCTGTTCCGCCAGACCAACCGGCTGGCGCTGATCGCGGGCGCCATCATTATCGCGCTGATCCTGACCATCGGCCATCCGCTGCTGGGCCTGATCGCGGGCAAGGAATTCCTGCCCGCCTATCCGCTGCTGATGCTGCTGGGCGTATCGGCCTGTATCGACCTGGTCGGGGTCAGCTATCGCCCGCTGCTAATGGCGACCGACCGGGCCGGCCTTTCGCTGCGCATTACCTTTGCCTCCACCCTGCTGCTGTTGGGGATGCAGGCGGTGCTGCTACCGATGAACGGCACGATAGGCGCGGCGATCGCCAATATCGTCGCCTCGATCGCCGGGTTTCTGATGATGGGCCTGGCGACGCGCCGCGCGCTGGCATTGCGCGATCCGTTGCCGCCGGAACCCGGCGCAAACTGA
- a CDS encoding M23 family metallopeptidase: MSLWLADSLQRPAVPRDWRTRLRDWAEDVNLVPDLGQNVGSLTWFRGLATCFGLCATALYLSPGFQPVPGAPEPLLTPAQYDEVRSQMITPLALGADSGRRMGAIDAVQPLKETPERPQIELNAQIGSSDTLARALSRAGVSSGDVATVTSMVGGDIGAGVKPGTRLDIILGRRASRTSPRPLDKLNFRARLDLAVELNRVGGVLQVTRVPIRVDNTPLRIQGVVGDSIYRSARAAGAPPKAVQAFLRVIAKQVDLGSIGAGDRYDIITEYHRAETGDVEVGELLYAGFRRARGKAVDMLKWTSDGRTEWFEASGVGEKRGVLGAPVDGGRMTSGFGMRRHPILGYTRMHAGIDFGARYGSPIYAVTDGVVAFAGRHGGHGNYVRISHGGGLATGYAHMSRIAAVPGQRVRRGQVIGYVGSSGLSTGPHLHYELYRGGQVVNPLSVKFTTTAQLTGSDLAAFRARLAQLKGLKVGTHEVAAAAPTAGAPAAAGK; the protein is encoded by the coding sequence ATGTCGCTATGGCTGGCGGACAGCCTGCAGCGACCGGCGGTGCCGCGCGACTGGCGCACGCGCCTGCGCGACTGGGCAGAGGACGTCAATCTGGTCCCGGACCTGGGGCAGAATGTCGGCAGCCTTACCTGGTTTCGCGGCCTTGCCACCTGTTTTGGCCTGTGCGCCACCGCCCTCTATCTCTCGCCCGGTTTCCAGCCGGTGCCCGGCGCGCCCGAACCCCTGCTGACGCCAGCGCAATATGACGAGGTGCGCAGCCAGATGATCACGCCGCTGGCGCTGGGCGCGGACAGCGGCCGGCGGATGGGCGCGATCGACGCGGTGCAGCCGCTCAAGGAAACGCCCGAGCGCCCGCAGATCGAACTCAATGCCCAGATCGGCAGCAGCGACACGCTGGCTCGCGCCTTGTCGCGTGCCGGCGTCAGCAGCGGCGATGTCGCGACCGTGACCAGCATGGTCGGCGGCGACATCGGCGCAGGCGTGAAGCCGGGCACCCGGCTCGACATCATCCTGGGCCGGCGTGCCAGCCGCACGTCGCCCCGGCCGCTCGACAAGCTCAATTTCCGCGCGCGGCTCGACCTGGCGGTCGAACTCAACCGGGTCGGCGGCGTGCTGCAGGTGACGCGCGTGCCCATTCGCGTCGACAATACCCCACTGCGCATCCAGGGCGTGGTCGGCGACAGCATCTATCGCTCGGCCCGCGCCGCCGGCGCGCCGCCCAAGGCGGTGCAGGCCTTCCTGCGGGTGATTGCCAAGCAGGTCGATCTGGGATCGATCGGCGCAGGCGACCGCTATGACATCATCACCGAATATCATCGCGCCGAAACCGGCGATGTCGAGGTCGGCGAGCTGCTCTACGCCGGTTTCCGCCGGGCGCGGGGCAAGGCGGTCGACATGCTGAAATGGACCAGCGACGGCCGCACCGAATGGTTCGAGGCATCGGGCGTGGGCGAAAAACGCGGCGTGCTGGGCGCGCCGGTCGACGGCGGGCGAATGACGTCGGGCTTCGGCATGCGCCGCCATCCGATCCTGGGCTATACCCGCATGCATGCCGGCATCGATTTCGGCGCGCGCTATGGTTCGCCCATCTATGCCGTGACCGATGGCGTGGTTGCCTTTGCCGGCCGCCATGGCGGCCATGGCAATTATGTCCGCATTTCCCATGGCGGCGGCCTGGCCACCGGCTATGCCCATATGAGCCGGATCGCGGCGGTACCGGGCCAGCGGGTGCGGCGCGGCCAGGTGATCGGCTATGTCGGTTCCAGCGGCCTGTCGACCGGTCCGCATCTTCATTATGAGCTGTATCGGGGTGGCCAGGTGGTCAATCCGCTGTCGGTGAAGTTCACCACGACGGCGCAGCTGACCGGCAGCGATCTGGCCGCCTTCCGCGCGCGCCTGGCCCAGCTCAAGGGGCTGAAGGTCGGCACGCATGAGGTGGCGGCGGCCGCGCCGACCGCTGGCGCACCAGCCGCTGCGGGGAAATAA
- a CDS encoding HIT family protein has protein sequence MNATIAKFGWPATLVAEFDHWVVLLRPAQPTLGSLVLAAKSDATAFGELPGAAHAELKTVTAAIEAALTRAIGYAKINYLMLMMVDPHVHFHVIPRYEGERSIAGLTIADAGWPSQPDLGAAVKIDSENDTALRDWLKGYFAA, from the coding sequence ATGAACGCCACCATCGCGAAATTCGGCTGGCCCGCGACGCTGGTTGCCGAGTTCGACCATTGGGTCGTGTTGCTGCGCCCGGCCCAGCCGACGCTGGGATCGCTGGTGCTGGCCGCCAAGAGCGACGCGACCGCGTTCGGCGAGCTGCCGGGCGCGGCCCATGCCGAACTCAAGACCGTGACCGCAGCGATCGAGGCGGCACTGACCCGTGCTATAGGCTATGCCAAGATCAATTATCTGATGCTGATGATGGTAGACCCGCACGTCCATTTCCACGTCATCCCCCGTTATGAAGGGGAGCGCAGCATCGCCGGCCTGACCATTGCCGACGCCGGTTGGCCAAGCCAGCCCGACCTGGGCGCAGCGGTCAAGATTGACAGCGAAAATGACACGGCGCTGCGTGATTGGCTGAAGGGCTATTTCGCCGCCTGA
- a CDS encoding CDP-alcohol phosphatidyltransferase family protein, giving the protein MMQTISTTLGPVRLLGKNATPIWGMSNAERNRRMAESAAKNGSMLAPGHELVFNLAYAFDPLLLRLVLETPGTMFAWAGQPIVGQVPAGSDPMQASGLIDLSDGRKLYNRQLRKLEQPMVRELVPQTRKAIERQSYFGAYKGVTDLLTKYLWPELALILTRIAAQLKMTPNMVSVIGVTLCLVATFLFAKGLFWTGFLCGFIFMVLDTVDGKLARCTITSSKWGNVIDHGVDLVHPPFWWYFWGVGLTYWGLGLSAGTFTFIMTAVIAGYILQRLIEGMFLKDFKMDIHVWRPFDSQFRLITARRNPNMVILFVALLFGRPDIGLIALAWWTIISLVVHAVRLAQAYIVHRSGRPIVSWMDEAEAAA; this is encoded by the coding sequence ATGATGCAGACGATCAGCACCACCCTCGGCCCGGTTCGCCTGCTCGGCAAGAACGCGACCCCGATCTGGGGCATGTCCAACGCCGAACGCAATCGCCGCATGGCGGAAAGCGCGGCCAAGAATGGCAGCATGCTGGCGCCGGGCCATGAACTGGTCTTCAACCTCGCCTATGCCTTCGATCCGCTGCTGCTGCGGCTGGTGCTGGAAACGCCCGGCACGATGTTCGCCTGGGCCGGCCAGCCGATCGTCGGTCAGGTGCCCGCGGGCAGCGACCCGATGCAGGCCAGCGGCCTCATCGACCTGTCGGACGGGCGCAAGCTCTACAATCGCCAGCTGCGCAAGCTGGAACAGCCGATGGTGCGCGAACTGGTGCCCCAAACCCGCAAGGCGATCGAGCGGCAAAGCTATTTCGGCGCCTATAAGGGCGTGACCGACCTGCTGACCAAATATCTCTGGCCCGAACTGGCGCTGATCCTGACGCGGATCGCCGCGCAGCTGAAGATGACGCCGAACATGGTGTCGGTGATCGGCGTGACGCTCTGCCTCGTCGCCACCTTCCTGTTCGCCAAGGGGCTGTTCTGGACCGGCTTCCTGTGCGGCTTCATCTTCATGGTGCTGGACACGGTGGACGGCAAGCTCGCGCGCTGCACCATCACCTCGTCCAAATGGGGCAATGTGATCGACCATGGCGTCGACCTGGTCCACCCGCCCTTCTGGTGGTATTTCTGGGGCGTGGGCCTCACCTATTGGGGGCTGGGCCTGTCGGCCGGCACCTTCACCTTCATCATGACCGCCGTGATCGCCGGTTATATCCTCCAGCGCCTGATCGAGGGGATGTTCCTCAAGGACTTCAAGATGGACATCCATGTGTGGCGTCCGTTCGACAGCCAGTTCCGCCTGATCACCGCGCGCCGCAACCCGAACATGGTGATCCTGTTCGTGGCGCTGCTGTTCGGCCGGCCCGACATCGGCCTGATCGCGCTTGCCTGGTGGACCATCATCTCGCTGGTCGTACATGCCGTGCGCCTCGCCCAGGCCTATATCGTCCACCGCTCCGGCCGGCCGATCGTCAGCTGGATGGACGAAGCGGAAGCCGCCGCATGA
- a CDS encoding nucleotidyltransferase family protein yields the protein MTSPHPATITAILLAGARPIADPLATAAGVPVKPLVPVAGEPMINRPARALLAHPAIGQLVVLTQNPEYFADDPATAWLASDPRVRFERGGKGIASSLLELMEKADLPFPLLMTTADHVLLDAAMLDQFVAEATDADIAVAMVEKTTLLAHYPQSRRTWLKFRDGWWSGANIFWFGSARARPVIALWQDVEQDRKKGWKILSAFGPLALVGALLRILTLRGGIARVGRRFGLTARLVAMDQAEACIDADKPDDIVLIESILAR from the coding sequence ATGACATCCCCTCATCCCGCCACCATCACCGCGATCCTGCTGGCCGGCGCGCGGCCGATCGCCGATCCGCTCGCCACCGCTGCCGGCGTACCGGTCAAGCCGCTGGTGCCGGTCGCAGGCGAGCCGATGATCAACCGCCCGGCACGCGCATTGCTCGCCCATCCGGCGATCGGCCAGCTGGTAGTGCTGACGCAGAATCCCGAATATTTCGCCGATGATCCGGCCACCGCCTGGCTGGCGAGCGATCCGCGCGTGCGGTTCGAGCGCGGCGGCAAGGGCATTGCCTCCTCTCTGCTGGAGCTGATGGAAAAGGCGGACCTGCCTTTCCCGCTGCTGATGACCACAGCCGACCATGTGCTGCTCGACGCGGCGATGCTGGACCAGTTCGTGGCGGAGGCGACGGACGCCGACATCGCCGTCGCCATGGTCGAGAAGACGACCCTGCTGGCCCATTATCCGCAGTCGCGCCGCACCTGGCTCAAATTTCGCGACGGCTGGTGGTCGGGCGCGAACATCTTCTGGTTCGGCAGCGCCAGGGCACGGCCGGTGATCGCGCTGTGGCAGGATGTCGAACAGGACCGCAAGAAGGGCTGGAAGATATTGTCCGCCTTCGGCCCGCTGGCGCTGGTTGGCGCGTTGCTGCGCATCCTGACCCTGCGCGGCGGCATTGCGCGGGTGGGGCGGCGTTTCGGCCTGACGGCGCGGCTGGTGGCGATGGATCAGGCAGAGGCCTGTATCGATGCCGACAAGCCCGACGACATCGTGCTGATCGAATCCATCCTCGCGCGCTAA
- a CDS encoding phosphocholine cytidylyltransferase family protein, which yields MTIKKAIILSAGQGSRLLPLTRDVPKCMIDFNGRTLISWQIAALVANGVTDIVVVTGFRTERVEDHALQLYRETGARIRTLFNPFFQVADNLGSCWIAREEMDQDFIILNGDTIVSDEIVAKLVSGAKDAITVTVDVKPDGDYDDDDMKVSRDESGRLHHIGKRLLPPDTNAESIGMLAFVGEGPAIFRNQVDQMMRTPEGVARWYLRAIDIIAKGNRVGTVSIEGLEWQEVDFPQDVDAANALTEKWVEAGRYGA from the coding sequence ATGACCATCAAGAAAGCCATCATCCTCTCCGCCGGCCAGGGTTCGCGCCTGCTGCCGCTGACCCGTGACGTGCCCAAGTGCATGATCGACTTCAACGGCCGCACCCTGATCAGCTGGCAGATCGCCGCGCTGGTCGCCAATGGCGTGACCGACATCGTCGTCGTCACCGGCTTCCGCACCGAGCGGGTCGAGGATCATGCGCTGCAACTCTATCGCGAGACCGGCGCGCGCATTCGCACGCTGTTCAATCCCTTCTTCCAGGTCGCCGACAATCTGGGCAGCTGCTGGATCGCGCGCGAGGAGATGGATCAGGACTTCATCATCCTGAACGGCGACACCATCGTGTCGGACGAGATCGTCGCGAAGCTGGTCTCGGGTGCCAAGGACGCGATCACCGTCACCGTCGATGTGAAGCCCGACGGCGACTATGACGATGACGACATGAAGGTGAGCCGGGACGAGAGCGGTCGCCTGCACCATATCGGCAAGCGGCTGCTGCCGCCCGACACCAATGCCGAATCGATCGGCATGCTGGCGTTCGTGGGCGAAGGGCCGGCGATCTTCCGCAACCAGGTCGACCAGATGATGCGCACGCCCGAAGGCGTCGCCCGCTGGTATCTGCGCGCGATCGACATCATCGCCAAGGGCAACCGGGTCGGCACCGTGTCGATCGAGGGGCTGGAGTGGCAGGAAGTCGATTTCCCGCAGGATGTCGATGCGGCCAATGCGCTCACCGAGAAATGGGTGGAAGCAGGGCGCTACGGCGCGTGA
- a CDS encoding outer membrane beta-barrel protein, with translation MRGLTLLSVTMLAAPLGLAGRAQAQAQDLPPVPIITQVATDAGTASGPADPAVPTVATEPAPAPPEREKYPLLPIGGRAAIERGYHIQRALGASGMLIHNVQNMDSRNLAVAIAKGEDPPAGGALLEVPFVTTTQMESHSSNTEFKADVWLFPFLNLFAGIGKVKGHVNVGVDIDLDAFVPFPFCRPAKPCGHSQLPFTANVDNTSFTVGSIVGYGTNHWFAALSLAKTISVSSKDRSDMKMTNIAGRVGPRFALGKDVMLTPYVGANYYDMDVTVSGLVRSGALFEDGDGVNLRYKVDLKSSRPWAAIGGANLELSSHWAMQAEYNWGKDSNRFVLSLTFRP, from the coding sequence ATGCGAGGATTGACGCTGCTATCCGTCACGATGCTGGCCGCGCCGTTGGGCCTGGCCGGCCGGGCGCAGGCGCAGGCGCAGGACTTGCCGCCTGTCCCGATCATTACCCAGGTCGCGACCGATGCCGGCACGGCCAGCGGCCCTGCCGATCCGGCTGTGCCGACGGTGGCCACGGAACCGGCGCCCGCACCGCCTGAGCGCGAGAAATATCCGCTGCTGCCGATTGGCGGGCGCGCGGCGATCGAGCGCGGCTATCATATCCAGCGGGCGCTGGGCGCCAGCGGCATGCTGATCCACAATGTCCAGAATATGGACAGCCGAAACCTGGCGGTTGCCATCGCCAAAGGCGAGGATCCGCCGGCAGGGGGGGCATTGCTGGAAGTGCCCTTCGTCACCACGACACAGATGGAAAGCCACAGCAGCAACACCGAATTCAAGGCGGACGTCTGGCTGTTCCCCTTCCTCAACCTGTTTGCCGGGATCGGCAAGGTGAAGGGGCATGTCAATGTCGGTGTCGACATCGACCTCGATGCCTTCGTGCCTTTTCCCTTCTGCCGCCCCGCCAAGCCCTGCGGCCATAGCCAGTTGCCGTTCACCGCCAATGTCGACAACACGTCTTTCACGGTCGGCAGCATAGTGGGCTATGGGACGAACCATTGGTTCGCAGCCCTGTCGCTGGCCAAGACGATCAGCGTGTCGTCCAAGGACCGGTCCGACATGAAGATGACCAACATCGCCGGCCGCGTCGGCCCGCGCTTTGCGCTGGGCAAGGATGTCATGCTGACACCCTATGTCGGTGCCAATTATTACGACATGGACGTGACCGTGTCGGGCCTGGTCCGCAGCGGCGCGCTGTTCGAGGACGGTGATGGTGTCAACCTGCGCTACAAGGTCGACCTCAAGAGCAGCCGGCCCTGGGCCGCGATCGGTGGCGCCAATCTGGAACTGTCCAGCCACTGGGCGATGCAGGCCGAATATAATTGGGGCAAGGACTCGAACCGCTTCGTGCTGAGCCTGACCTTCCGGCCCTGA
- a CDS encoding BamA/TamA family outer membrane protein: protein MRHALAGPSLMMCLGMALPAAAQNTPSREIMDQAQSVQASETKADDRTEPPTPDATLPLAPPSTKPDLVIAPIPLSNPAMGTGLAGAAILYYNPNGSSRPWISGIGGGYTSTDSWGVGVSHNMTLADDRLRFQGWAGYGVANLRFYGIGANAGASNLSIKLRDKAFAAMVDTQYQIFSKGFLRHLSFGARLYYLNMDARASLPLPNHPNLTPPAIERHSQISMLGPSFTFDSRNNPVDPRKGVYTTGSLTYGADWLGSDFTHHKLQIAGNGYFPLGRETVLVVRKTLCEASDGAPYYDLCLYGQNGDLRGYETGRYRDRASWALQGEVRQHLFGKIGMVAFGGVGGIARSGKDIWKHTKMLPAGGFGLRYLASKDANVNLRADIAWGKDGAAFYFGIGEAF, encoded by the coding sequence GTGCGACACGCGCTGGCCGGGCCGAGCCTGATGATGTGCCTGGGCATGGCCCTGCCCGCCGCCGCCCAGAACACGCCTTCGCGCGAGATTATGGACCAGGCGCAAAGCGTGCAGGCCAGTGAGACGAAGGCTGACGACCGCACAGAGCCCCCCACCCCGGATGCCACTCTTCCCTTGGCGCCCCCGAGCACCAAGCCGGATCTGGTGATCGCGCCGATTCCACTGTCCAATCCGGCAATGGGCACCGGCCTCGCGGGTGCGGCGATACTCTATTATAACCCCAACGGCTCCTCCCGCCCTTGGATCAGCGGCATTGGCGGCGGCTATACCAGCACTGACAGTTGGGGCGTCGGGGTCTCGCACAACATGACGCTGGCGGACGACCGGCTGCGCTTCCAGGGCTGGGCCGGTTATGGTGTCGCCAATCTGCGCTTCTATGGCATCGGCGCCAATGCCGGTGCATCCAACCTGTCGATCAAGCTGCGCGACAAGGCCTTCGCCGCCATGGTGGACACCCAATATCAAATCTTCAGCAAAGGCTTCCTGCGCCACCTCTCCTTTGGCGCACGCCTCTATTATCTGAACATGGACGCCCGCGCCTCGCTACCGCTGCCCAATCATCCCAACCTGACACCACCGGCGATCGAGCGACACAGCCAGATTTCGATGCTCGGCCCCTCCTTCACCTTCGACAGCCGCAACAATCCGGTCGATCCGCGCAAGGGCGTCTACACCACGGGATCTTTGACCTATGGCGCCGACTGGCTGGGCAGCGACTTCACCCATCACAAGTTGCAGATCGCGGGCAATGGCTATTTCCCGCTGGGGCGCGAAACCGTGCTGGTGGTGCGCAAGACACTGTGCGAGGCGTCGGACGGCGCGCCTTATTATGACCTGTGCCTCTATGGCCAGAATGGCGACCTGCGCGGCTATGAGACCGGCCGCTATCGCGACCGGGCCAGTTGGGCGTTGCAAGGCGAGGTCCGCCAGCATCTGTTCGGCAAGATCGGCATGGTCGCGTTCGGCGGCGTCGGCGGCATTGCGCGCAGCGGCAAGGATATCTGGAAACATACCAAGATGCTGCCGGCCGGCGGCTTTGGCCTGCGCTATCTCGCTTCGAAGGATGCCAATGTGAATCTGCGGGCCGACATTGCCTGGGGCAAGGACGGCGCCGCTTTCTATTTCGGGATCGGGGAAGCCTTTTAG